CGAGAGCGGCTCCCACGTCGTGTCGTACCCGGTCGCGCCCTGGGTGTCCGACCCTCGTGTGATCCGGCCCGCAGGCGGCCGCGACGTGACCCCGCCGGAGCTGACCGGGCGGGACTGGGACGGCACGGACCAGATCGACGACGCCGAGGCTTCCGTCGACGCCGAGGAGCACTTCGAGCCCCCGGATCCCGGGCCCGTCCTCGGCGGCGATCCGCTGCTCACGATGGCGTGGTTCGCCGCCGCCGGCATGCCGGTCTTCTTCTTCATCCTGCTCATCGCCTGGCGAGACGCCCCGACGGCGCTCGTCGAGGCCGCCGGGGTCGTGTTCGCGCTCGGTGTCGCCGTGCTCGTCTGGCGCATGCCGAACCACCGGCGCGACGACTCCGACGACAACCACGGCGCGGTCGTCTGACCTGCGTCGACCTGCCCTGCCGTCACCCGACGGTAGGGCGCGTGCGGCTCAGAGCCGAGCGAGGTCGGCTGCGCCGACGATCCCGGCGTCGTTCCCCATCGCCGCGAGCTCGATGCGTGCCACGGGCCGGTAGCCCAGCGCCGGCAGCTGGTCCGTGAACCCGCGCCGCGCCGGGGCGAGCAGCAGGTCGCCCGCGGCTCCGACGCCGCCGCCGATGACGATGAGCGCCGGGTCGAGGAGCGCAGCGACCGACGCCGAGCCCTCACCGATCCACCGGCCGAGGTCGGCGAGCAGCTCGATGGCCAGCGGGTCGCCGCCCTGCGCCGCGATGGTGATGTGCGGGCCGACGAGGCCCTCGGCGTCGCCCCCGGCGAGCTCGAGGAGCCGGGCACCGCGGTCCGGCCGCGACACGAGCGCCGCCTTCGCGTTGCGCACGAGCGCGCTGCCCGACGCGTACTGCTCCCAGCAGCCCTCGTGGCCGCAGCCGCAGAAGTGCCCGCCCGGGACGACCCGCATGTGGCCGACCTCCGCGGCGACGCCCCAGGCGCCTCGGACGAGCTTGCCGCCGACGATCACGGCGCCACCGAGACCCGTGCCGATCGTGAGCAGCAGCATGTCGTCGACGTCCCTGCCGACACCGAAGCGGAACTCCGCCCACCCGGCAGCGTTCGCGTCGTTCTCCACGACGATGCGCACGTCGGTGCCGAACTCCGCCGCGACGCGGTCACGCAGCGGGTGGTCCCGCCAGGGCAGGTTGGGGGTGAACAGCACGGTGGCCTGATCCGAGCTGACGAAGCCGGGCGCCGCAAGACCGATGGCGCCGATCTCATGCTCGCTCGCTAGCTCGCGGCACGCGGCGATGACCTCGCGGTCGACGCTGTCCGAGTCTTCGGCGGACGTCCTGCGCAGCGTCTGCGCCAGGATGTTCCCGTCCTCGTCGACGACGCCGGCCGCGATCTTGGTCCCGCCGATGTCCACTCCGATGGCGTGCATGTCCGTCCCTACGTACTCGTCGTGCGGCCGGTCGGGGGGCTCACGCCACCCGTCGATCCGAGCCCTGCCATGGATGCGCGTCCACGCTAGCGCCCCGCGGCGTGGTGCTGCCCCGGGGCCGACGAACGGACCGCGCGCGAAGAATACTCACCCCCGAAACGTACTGGTTAGTACGAAAGTCCCGGTAAGGTGTCCCTTACAACTCTTCGGCCACTGTCACTGGAGCCAGCATGGACGAGTTTCGTACCCCCGCGCTCATCGAGCCGGACCCCACCGAGAACCTCAACGACCTGCTCGCGGCCCGCGTCGCCGCCACGCCGGATCGCGCGGTGGTGGAACGCCGGCTCGTGCCGGACGGCCCCTGGGTCCCCCTGACAGCGCGTGAGTTCGACGCCGAGGTGGTCGCGCTCGCCAAGGGGCTCGTCGCCCGGGGCGTCGAGCCGGGCGACCGGGTCGGGATCTTCTCGCGGACCCGGTACGAGTGGACGCTGCTCGACTGGGCCTGCTGGGCAGCCGCTGCCGTGCCCGTCCCGCTGTACGAGACGTCGTCGGCCGAGCAGGTCCTGTGGATCCTCACCAACTCCGAGGTGTCGCTGCTCGTCGCGGAGTCCGCCGCGCACGCGGCCACCGCCGCCGAGGTGCGGGTCGATGCGCCGACTGTCCGCGAGGTGCTCGTCATCGACGACGGCGCGATCGCGATGCTGGTCGAGGGTGGTCGGGACGTCCCTGACTCCGAGATCGCGCGCCGCAGGGGCCTCGCCCAGCTCGACGACCTCGCGACGATCATCTACACGTCGGGGACCACGGGCCGCCCCAAGGGCGCCGAGCTCACGCACGGCAACTTCTCGGTGCTGACCCGCAACGCGGTCGGTCGCCTCGGTGAGGTCGTGAACTCCCCCGGCTCCCGCACGCTCCTGTTCATGCCGCTCGCGCACGTGTTCGCACGGTTCGTCGAGGTGCTGTGCATCCCGGGCGGCGCTGTCCTCGGCCACACCTCCGACACGAAGAACCTCGTCGCCGACCTCGAGTCGTTCAAGCCGACGTTCATCCTGTCGGTACCGCGAGTGTTCGAGAAGGTCTACAACTCCGCCGAGCAGAAGGCAGCCTCGAGCCCCGCCAAGCTGAAGATCTTCCGCTGGGCCGCGGCCACGGCGATCACGTACTCGCGCGCGCTCGACGCCGCCGGTGGCCCGCCGACGTGGCTCCGGCTGCAGCACCGCCTCGCCGACCGGCTCGTCTACGGCAAGCTCCGGGCGGCGCTCGGTGGGCATGCGGAGTGGGCGATCTCCGGCGGTGCGCCGCTCGGCGAGCGGCTCGGGCACTTCTACCGCGGGCTGGGCCTGCACGTGCTCGAGGGCTACGGGCTGACCGAGACGACGGCACCGGCCACGGTCAACCTGCCGGCGACGACCAAGATCGGGACCGTGGGCCCACCGCTGCCCGGGCACGCGGTCCGCATCGCCGAGGACGGCGAGATCGAGCTCAAGGGCCCGAATGTCTTCCGTGGCTACCACCGCAACGAGGCCGCCACCGCGGAGTCCTTCCACGACGGCTGGTTCCGCACCGGCGACCTCGGGTCGCTCGACGAGCAGGGCTTCCTGCGCATCACGGGCCGCAAGAAGGAGATCATCGTCACCGCAGCGGGCAAGAACGTGGCGCCCGCTGTGCTCGAGGACCGCCTGCGCAGCCACCCGCTCATCAGCCAGGTCGTCGTCGTGGGCGACGCGAGACCGTTCATCGGCGCGCTCGTGACGCTCGACCCCGAGGGCCTGCCTGGCTGGCTGGCGACGCACGGTCACGCTCACCTGACGCTCGAGGAGGCCAGGACGAGCCCTGCCGTGCTCGAGTCGATCGAGAAGGCGGTCGAGCGCGCGAACCGCGCCGTCTCGCGCGCCGAGTCGATCCGCAAGTTCCGCATCCTCCCGGGGGACCTCACCATCGCCAACGGGTACCTGACGCCGAAGCTCAGCATCCGGCGCACGGAGGTCATCAAGGACTTCGCGGCCGAGATCGACGCGCTCTACGAGACGAGCGACGCCCACAGCGACTGACGTGCGCCGCTGACCGCGAGGTGCTCGACGGTCAACCCGTTGCGGCTCGGGCGCCCTCACCGGTGCGCGCCAGCCGCAACGGGGGCACGAGCCCCGATGCCGCGAGCACGCCGATCGCCCCTCGCTCCGCCAGGTCGAGGTCGAACGCCCTGGCGGCGGACGGTGCCGCAGCGCCCGCGCGCACCGGGACGGTCAGGAAGGTCACCACGCAGTCGGCGCACGCCGCGCCCCGGACCGTGCAGCTGTCGCAGTCGATGATCATGCGCCGCACGCTAGCCGCGGCCGCCGACACGCCGGCTCAGAGGCGGGTCAGCCGCGCGAGCAGTGTCTCGGCCGGGACCGCCCACGCACCGCCTGCCTGCACGTCGGCGACCACCTGCTGGTCGCTCGTCACGACGACCACGACCCGACCGGGCGGCTCGGCGCGTACGAGCCGCCGGATCAGGTCGTCGGCGATCTCCCCGACGGAGAACAGCACCCGGACCCCGCGCGCGTAGCCGCCGGTCCGGCGCGGACCCTCCTGGCCGTCGAAGCAGCAGGTGATCTCGACACCGGTGCGCCCGGCGAGGTTCGCGAGCGCACCGACGAGCCGGTGACGCTGGTCGGCGAGCGACAGCTCCCCGTAGGCGCTCTTCGAGACGTTGTACCCGTCGACGACGAGGTGCGCGTGCGGGAGCGCGAGCAGGTCGTCGAGGAGCGCCGGGTCGGTGGCGGCGCGACCCCGTGAGGTGCGCCGCGGCGCGGGCCCCTGGTCGCCCGAGGGCGCCACGAGGTCAGCAGGCCCGAGGCCGACCGGTGGCAGCGCGAGCTCGTCGCGGAGCGCGTCCGCAGCGTCGACGATGGTGTCCAGCAGCAGTCGCACGCGTGTCTCGGCGAGCCCACGGGCCAAGCGGGACTCCCCTCGGACCACGAGCCGCTCGGCCTCGGCGGAACGTTCCACGTCCATGGCCCTGGCCAGCAGGTCCCCCGCCTCGACCCGCAGCCGCTCGGCCTCGACCCGGTCGGCCTGCGCCTCACCCAGTGCCCGTCGAGCCTCGCTGCGGGCGCGGTCTGCGTCCGAGCGCAGCCGCCTCTGCTCGCGGCGCAGGGTCGCGGCGTCGCTCCGGGCCTCCTCGGCCTCGACGAGGGCGACACCGAGCCGTGCCGCGAGCTGTGCGGCGTCGGCCTCGGCGCGGTCCGCCCGCTCCTGCGCGGCCTCCAGGGTCCGTGCTGGCACGCCCCCCTCGACCGTGCCCTGCTCCGCCAGCGCCCGTGACGCTGCGACCAGCAGGTCCTCCCAGCCCGCGGGTCGCAGCAGCCAGGCGCCGACGGCGACCTCGGCAGCCGACCCGGCGGCGAGCTCGGCGACCTCGTGGTCGTCCACGCCGTCGTGCGTCCCGACGAGGCTGTCCGCGAGCGTCGGCCGCGCCTGGCTCCAGACGCGCGCGACGCGGCCACGGAAGCCGTCGTCCAGCGTGAGGGTGGTCCACAGCGGCAGAGCCCCGGCGGTCGCACGACGACGCGGCGCGAACCGGTGCACCTGGCGCAGCGCGACCGGGACCTCCGTCGGCTCGAGCGACCCGAGGACCTCCGCCGCGGTCCGCAGGATCGCGGCACGCACGTCGGCAGGCAGCTCGTCGGCGCCCCCGGCCGTCTGCGCACGCTTCGTCATGCCGCCCACCCTAGGTGGCGACACGCCGCCCACATCTGCGCGGCGAGCCGACTGGCGCAGCATGTCGGTCACGGCGGCTAGCCTCCGGGTCATGGTGTCGATCCCCCGTCAGCGCCGGCCGTTGGCCCGCGCCGACCTGACGCCACCGACGACCGGCCGCCCGGTCCAGCTCACGCTCGACGAGCTCGGCACGCCGTTGTCGGACGTCACGTTCGTGGTCGTCGACCTCGAGACGACGGGCGGCACCCCGGGCTCGTGCGCGATCACCGAGATCGGCGCCGTCAAGGTGCGGGGCGGCGAGGTCCTCGGGGAGTTCCAGACGCTCGTCGACCCGGGCGGGCCCGTCCCGGCGTTCATCTCCGTGCTGACCGGCATCACGACCTCGATGGTGATCGGCGCACCCCGCATCGCGGAGGTCCTGCCGAGCTTCCTCGAGTTCGCACGCGGGTCGGTCCTCGTCGCGCACAACGCTCCCTTCGACATCGGGTTCCTCAAGGCCGCCGCCGCCGAGACGGGCTACCCGTGGCCGGGCAACCAGGTGCTCGACACCGTGCGGCTGGCACGCCGCGTCGTCACCCGCGACGAGGCCCCCAACCACAAGCTCGGCACGCTCGCGGCGCTGTTCCGGGCGACGGTCACGCCCGACCACCGCGCGCTGTCCGACGCGCGCGCCACCGTCGACGTGCTGCACGCGCTGCTCAGCCGACTCGCGCCGCTCGGCATCACGCACCTCGAGGACCTCGCGTCCGCGACCGACCCCGTCCCCTCGGACGTCCGCCGCAAGCGCCACCTCGCCGACGGCCTGCCCGACGCACCGGGCGTCTACATGTTCCGCGGCCCGCACGACGAGGTCCTGTACGTCGGGACCTCGACGTCGATCCGCACCCGCGTCCGGAGCTACTTCACGGCCGCCGAGAAGCGCGCCCGGATGACCGAGATGGTCCGCATCGCGCACGAGGTCACGCCCGTCGTGTGCGCGACACCGCTCGAGGCGCAGGTCCGGGAGCTCCGGCTGATCGCGGAGCACTCGCCGCGGTACAACCGTCGCTCGCGCTTCCCCGAGCGCATGCCCTGGGTGCGCCTGACCCACGAGCCGTTCCCCCGGCTCTCCATCGTCCGCGAGGTCCGGGGCGACGCGGGTGAGCGCGGGAGCACGGACGGCCCCGTCTCGGCCCACATCGGACCGTTCGCCTCGCAGGGTGCGGCGCAGGCGGCGATCGACGCCCTCCACGAGACGTTCGCGATCCGTCAGTGCACACCCCGTCTGCCCCTCGTCGCAGCGCAAGGCGCGAGCGCGTGCGCCCTCGCCGAGATGGGCCGCTGCGCCGCACCGTGCACAGGGCACCAGGACCCGAGCGGCTACGCCGACGTCGTCCACGCCGTCCGGTCCGCGATGCTCTCCGATCCGACGGCGGTGGTCGGTGCCCACGCCACCCGCATCGCCACCCTCGTCGCCCAGGAGCGGTTCGAGGAGGCAGGAGCCGTGCGGGACAGGCTGACCGCGTTCCTGCGCGGCGCTGCTCGTGCGCAGCGGCTCGCCCCGCTGTCCGCCTGCCCCGAGCTCGTCGCGGCCCGGCGGTCTCCCGGCGGCGGCTGGGAGGTCGTCCTCATCCGGTACGCGCGGCTCGCTGCCACGGCAACGGTGGATCGCACCGACGACCCGTGGCCCGTCATCGAGTCGCTGCGCCTGTCTGCCGAGCACGTCGAGCGCCCCGTCGCCCCAGCGCCCGCCGGGCACCCCGAGGAGGCCGACCTGCTGCTCGCGTGGCTCGACTCCCCGGGCGTGCGGCTCGTCGAGGTCCCCGAGGGGTGGGCGTGCCCGGTGCGCGGCGCCCAGTCGTGCGCCGGTGCCGAGGCCACGGCGGCGTCCGTCTCGGCGTACCTCGCCGCAGCGCTGCCCGACGATGCCGGGTCACGCGTGCGCGCCGACACCGTGGGCGCGGCATGATGGCCGCATGCTGACTGCCATCGTCCTCATCGACACCGACGCCGCCCGCATCCCCGAGGTCGCTGCGGCGATCGCGGAGGTCCCCGGCGTCAGCGAGGTCTACTCCGTGACCGGCGAGGTCGACCTCATCGCGCTCGTGCGGGTCCGCGAGCACGACCAGCTCGCCGACGTCATCGCCGACCACCTGAGCAAGGTCGAGGGCGTGCTCCGGACGCAGACGTACATCGCGTTCCGGACCTACTCCAAGCACGACCTCGACGAGGCCTTCTCGCTCGGCCTGGACGACTGAGTCTCGAGTCGACGGTCGACGGTCGACGGTCGACGGCCGACCTTCGACTTCGGACTCTCGACCGCTCAGGGGTCAGGAGGCGGCCGAGGCCGCCCTCCACCGCTCGAGGACGTCGAGCGCGGCCCCGGAGTCGACCGACTCGCCGGCGAGCCGCAGACCGGCTCTCAGGCGCTCGACGAGGGTCCCGCGAGCGGTGCCCGGCAGGGTCCCGTCAGCCACCAGACCCGCCGCGGCGTTGAGCAGCACCGTCTCGCGTGCGGGGACGAGCTCCCCCGCCAGCACGGCGCGGACGACGCCGGCGTTGAGCTCCGACGCGCCGCCACGCAGGTCCGCGATCTCGAGGGCGGTGAGCCCGAGGTCCACCACAGCATCGAAGCGGTGCTCGACCACGAGGCCGTCGCGCACCTCCCAGACGGTCGAGGGTGCCGTGGGGGCGAGCTCGTCGAGGCCGTCGTCGTTGCGGAAGACGAGCGCGCTCGTCCCCCGCCCCGCCAGGACGCTCGCCATGAGGACGGCCATGCGCGCGTCGGCGACACCGATGGCCGCGGCTGCGGGCGACGCGGGATTGGTGACGGGGCCGAGAAAGTTGAACGCCGTGGCGATGCCCAGCTCACGGCGGGCGACGGCGGCGTGGCGCATCGACGGGTGGAACACCTGCGCGAAGCAGAACGTGATGCCGACCTCGGTCGCCAGCTCGGCGACGCGCCCGACAGTGTGGTCGAGCCGGATGCCGAGCGCCTCGAGCAC
The Cellulomonas sp. WB94 genome window above contains:
- a CDS encoding ROK family glucokinase, with product MHAIGVDIGGTKIAAGVVDEDGNILAQTLRRTSAEDSDSVDREVIAACRELASEHEIGAIGLAAPGFVSSDQATVLFTPNLPWRDHPLRDRVAAEFGTDVRIVVENDANAAGWAEFRFGVGRDVDDMLLLTIGTGLGGAVIVGGKLVRGAWGVAAEVGHMRVVPGGHFCGCGHEGCWEQYASGSALVRNAKAALVSRPDRGARLLELAGGDAEGLVGPHITIAAQGGDPLAIELLADLGRWIGEGSASVAALLDPALIVIGGGVGAAGDLLLAPARRGFTDQLPALGYRPVARIELAAMGNDAGIVGAADLARL
- a CDS encoding AMP-dependent synthetase/ligase; its protein translation is MDEFRTPALIEPDPTENLNDLLAARVAATPDRAVVERRLVPDGPWVPLTAREFDAEVVALAKGLVARGVEPGDRVGIFSRTRYEWTLLDWACWAAAAVPVPLYETSSAEQVLWILTNSEVSLLVAESAAHAATAAEVRVDAPTVREVLVIDDGAIAMLVEGGRDVPDSEIARRRGLAQLDDLATIIYTSGTTGRPKGAELTHGNFSVLTRNAVGRLGEVVNSPGSRTLLFMPLAHVFARFVEVLCIPGGAVLGHTSDTKNLVADLESFKPTFILSVPRVFEKVYNSAEQKAASSPAKLKIFRWAAATAITYSRALDAAGGPPTWLRLQHRLADRLVYGKLRAALGGHAEWAISGGAPLGERLGHFYRGLGLHVLEGYGLTETTAPATVNLPATTKIGTVGPPLPGHAVRIAEDGEIELKGPNVFRGYHRNEAATAESFHDGWFRTGDLGSLDEQGFLRITGRKKEIIVTAAGKNVAPAVLEDRLRSHPLISQVVVVGDARPFIGALVTLDPEGLPGWLATHGHAHLTLEEARTSPAVLESIEKAVERANRAVSRAESIRKFRILPGDLTIANGYLTPKLSIRRTEVIKDFAAEIDALYETSDAHSD
- a CDS encoding NYN domain-containing protein yields the protein MTKRAQTAGGADELPADVRAAILRTAAEVLGSLEPTEVPVALRQVHRFAPRRRATAGALPLWTTLTLDDGFRGRVARVWSQARPTLADSLVGTHDGVDDHEVAELAAGSAAEVAVGAWLLRPAGWEDLLVAASRALAEQGTVEGGVPARTLEAAQERADRAEADAAQLAARLGVALVEAEEARSDAATLRREQRRLRSDADRARSEARRALGEAQADRVEAERLRVEAGDLLARAMDVERSAEAERLVVRGESRLARGLAETRVRLLLDTIVDAADALRDELALPPVGLGPADLVAPSGDQGPAPRRTSRGRAATDPALLDDLLALPHAHLVVDGYNVSKSAYGELSLADQRHRLVGALANLAGRTGVEITCCFDGQEGPRRTGGYARGVRVLFSVGEIADDLIRRLVRAEPPGRVVVVVTSDQQVVADVQAGGAWAVPAETLLARLTRL
- a CDS encoding DEDD exonuclease domain-containing protein, which codes for MVSIPRQRRPLARADLTPPTTGRPVQLTLDELGTPLSDVTFVVVDLETTGGTPGSCAITEIGAVKVRGGEVLGEFQTLVDPGGPVPAFISVLTGITTSMVIGAPRIAEVLPSFLEFARGSVLVAHNAPFDIGFLKAAAAETGYPWPGNQVLDTVRLARRVVTRDEAPNHKLGTLAALFRATVTPDHRALSDARATVDVLHALLSRLAPLGITHLEDLASATDPVPSDVRRKRHLADGLPDAPGVYMFRGPHDEVLYVGTSTSIRTRVRSYFTAAEKRARMTEMVRIAHEVTPVVCATPLEAQVRELRLIAEHSPRYNRRSRFPERMPWVRLTHEPFPRLSIVREVRGDAGERGSTDGPVSAHIGPFASQGAAQAAIDALHETFAIRQCTPRLPLVAAQGASACALAEMGRCAAPCTGHQDPSGYADVVHAVRSAMLSDPTAVVGAHATRIATLVAQERFEEAGAVRDRLTAFLRGAARAQRLAPLSACPELVAARRSPGGGWEVVLIRYARLAATATVDRTDDPWPVIESLRLSAEHVERPVAPAPAGHPEEADLLLAWLDSPGVRLVEVPEGWACPVRGAQSCAGAEATAASVSAYLAAALPDDAGSRVRADTVGAA
- a CDS encoding Lrp/AsnC ligand binding domain-containing protein, with product MLTAIVLIDTDAARIPEVAAAIAEVPGVSEVYSVTGEVDLIALVRVREHDQLADVIADHLSKVEGVLRTQTYIAFRTYSKHDLDEAFSLGLDD
- the trpD gene encoding anthranilate phosphoribosyltransferase yields the protein MSITATWSDVLTALVARTDLTPQQAAWAMGEIMTGDASPVQVAGFLVALRSKGETAEEFGALADTMLAHAVRIEVPGRTVDIVGTGGDRAHTVNISTMASIVIAGTGLRVVKHGGRASSSSTGSADVLEALGIRLDHTVGRVAELATEVGITFCFAQVFHPSMRHAAVARRELGIATAFNFLGPVTNPASPAAAAIGVADARMAVLMASVLAGRGTSALVFRNDDGLDELAPTAPSTVWEVRDGLVVEHRFDAVVDLGLTALEIADLRGGASELNAGVVRAVLAGELVPARETVLLNAAAGLVADGTLPGTARGTLVERLRAGLRLAGESVDSGAALDVLERWRAASAAS